In a genomic window of Gloeocapsopsis dulcis:
- a CDS encoding EboA family metabolite traffic protein — translation MKSATNYDLTKAIKLLHNCLSRQISHTSLSWLEEKRNQIAQGATQRVFYTTFSAVPRYLGKKSLTLSAEDLLAADTIRAGWNPQHWSVDQAGRTLVVLSLPHIDVEKYLWILEQVFTTADVRELIALYQSLPLLSYPEKHCARAAEGVRSNMTNVFNAVALRNPYPADYFDDLAWNQMILKAVFVGSPLYLVQGGDRRANPELAKMLVDYARERWAAKRSVTPELWRFVGYSEIELQALARVLRADDIVQQEAAALACAQSPLPQAQELLAHYPDLQAAIHRGDLTWSSFNRDRLSADE, via the coding sequence ATGAAATCGGCAACTAACTATGATTTGACTAAAGCAATAAAGCTGTTGCACAACTGCTTATCACGGCAGATTTCTCATACAAGTCTAAGTTGGTTGGAAGAAAAAAGAAACCAGATCGCTCAAGGAGCAACACAGCGAGTCTTTTATACAACGTTTAGTGCAGTACCTCGCTATCTTGGTAAAAAATCATTAACCCTCTCAGCAGAAGATTTACTCGCAGCAGATACAATTCGTGCAGGTTGGAATCCTCAGCACTGGAGTGTCGATCAAGCAGGGCGGACATTGGTGGTTTTATCTTTACCTCACATAGACGTCGAGAAATATTTATGGATACTCGAACAAGTCTTCACAACAGCAGATGTGAGAGAATTAATTGCCTTGTATCAAAGTTTACCCTTATTATCGTACCCAGAAAAGCATTGTGCTAGAGCCGCAGAGGGAGTACGGAGTAACATGACAAATGTATTCAATGCTGTCGCCTTGCGTAATCCTTATCCAGCAGACTATTTTGACGATCTTGCTTGGAATCAAATGATCCTCAAAGCAGTCTTTGTAGGTAGTCCGCTATATCTTGTTCAAGGTGGCGATCGCCGCGCTAACCCAGAGTTAGCTAAAATGCTTGTTGATTATGCCCGCGAACGTTGGGCAGCCAAACGAAGTGTGACACCTGAACTATGGCGCTTTGTGGGGTATTCTGAGATAGAATTACAGGCTTTGGCAAGAGTATTACGAGCGGATGATATTGTTCAGCAAGAAGCCGCAGCTTTAGCGTGTGCGCAGTCACCCCTACCACAAGCCCAAGAATTACTAGCACATTATCCAGATTTACAAGCAGCAATTCATCGCGGCGATCTGACATGGAGTAGCTTTAACCGCGATCGCCTCAGCGCTGATGAATGA